One window of the Paenibacillus beijingensis genome contains the following:
- the serS gene encoding serine--tRNA ligase has protein sequence MLDLKVLRNDYDKVEQALVKRNKPLELISEFPALDQKRRDLLQESEQLKNRRNSVSLEVARLKKSGGDAEALIVEMREVGDRIKELDEVGREVEAAIDELLLSIPNIPHDSVPVGASEEENVEIRRAGEPASFDFEPKPHWDIASELGILDFERAAKVTGSRFVFYQGLGARLERALINFMMDLHSDKHGYQEVLPPQIVNRSSLIGTGQLPKFEEDLFKLANSDYYLIPTAEVSVTNIHREEILSIEELPKHFVAFSACFRSEAGAAGRDTRGLIRQHQFNKVELVKLAKPEESYDELEAMTQNAEKVLQLLGLPYRVLALCTGDMGFTSAKTYDLEVWLPSAGTYREISSCSNCEDFQARRAGIRFRRDPKSKPEFVHTLNGSGLAVGRTVAAVLENYQQADGTVVVPEVLRPYMGGLEVIGRR, from the coding sequence TTTGAAAGTATTACGTAACGATTACGATAAAGTGGAGCAAGCGCTCGTCAAGCGCAACAAACCGCTTGAACTGATCAGCGAATTTCCCGCGCTTGACCAAAAGCGGCGCGATCTACTGCAGGAGAGCGAACAGCTCAAGAACCGCCGCAACAGCGTGTCGCTGGAAGTGGCCCGCTTGAAAAAGAGCGGAGGCGATGCCGAAGCGCTTATCGTTGAGATGCGGGAGGTAGGCGACCGCATTAAAGAGCTCGACGAGGTAGGACGCGAGGTCGAGGCCGCTATTGATGAGCTGCTGCTGTCGATCCCGAACATTCCGCATGATAGCGTGCCGGTGGGCGCATCGGAAGAAGAGAACGTTGAAATCCGGCGCGCAGGCGAGCCGGCATCCTTCGATTTTGAGCCGAAGCCGCACTGGGATATCGCTTCGGAGCTCGGCATTCTCGACTTCGAACGGGCGGCTAAAGTAACGGGATCGCGCTTCGTATTTTACCAAGGGCTCGGTGCGAGACTGGAGCGGGCGCTCATCAACTTTATGATGGATCTGCACAGCGACAAGCACGGCTATCAGGAAGTGCTGCCGCCGCAAATCGTGAACCGCAGCAGTCTGATCGGAACGGGACAGCTGCCGAAGTTCGAAGAGGATTTGTTCAAGCTCGCGAACTCCGACTATTATCTCATTCCGACTGCGGAAGTTTCGGTTACGAATATTCACCGCGAAGAGATTTTGTCGATCGAGGAGCTGCCGAAGCATTTTGTGGCGTTCAGCGCTTGTTTCCGCTCCGAAGCGGGTGCGGCCGGACGCGATACGCGCGGCCTGATCCGTCAGCACCAATTTAATAAGGTTGAGCTGGTGAAACTCGCGAAGCCGGAAGAATCGTATGACGAGCTGGAAGCGATGACGCAGAACGCCGAGAAAGTTCTCCAGCTGCTTGGATTGCCTTATCGCGTTCTGGCGCTCTGTACGGGCGATATGGGCTTTACGTCGGCGAAAACGTACGATCTGGAAGTGTGGCTGCCAAGCGCCGGTACATACCGGGAAATTTCGTCTTGCTCGAACTGTGAAGACTTCCAAGCCCGCCGTGCAGGCATCCGTTTCCGCCGCGATCCGAAGAGCAAGCCGGAATTCGTGCACACGCTGAACGGCTCGGGACTCGCGGTAGGCCGGACGGTTGCCGCCGTGCTCGAAAACTACCAGCAGGCGGACGGAACGGTTGTCGTTCCGGAAGTGCTTCGTCCGTATATGGGCGGCCTCGAAGTGATCGGACGGCGCTAG